The Sulfurospirillum halorespirans DSM 13726 genome has a window encoding:
- a CDS encoding chemotaxis protein CheD: MLPRKFIHVGEIFVGIKPTEIVTVLGSCVSVCLYDKVELIGGMNHYLLALWNGNGLESPKYGNVAIPKLIENMENIGCLRRNMEAKIFGGANIHRTNSEGQLIGQKNVLIAKEILRHYSIPIRAEDTGGNNGRRIMMISDANRIILKYVQNEIME; the protein is encoded by the coding sequence ATGCTGCCTCGTAAATTTATCCATGTTGGAGAAATTTTTGTGGGCATTAAACCTACCGAGATTGTCACCGTGCTGGGTTCATGCGTGAGTGTGTGCCTGTACGACAAAGTCGAACTCATTGGTGGGATGAATCACTACTTGTTAGCACTGTGGAATGGCAATGGACTGGAGAGTCCAAAATACGGCAATGTCGCGATTCCAAAACTGATTGAAAATATGGAAAATATAGGCTGTCTGCGGCGCAACATGGAGGCGAAAATCTTTGGAGGGGCGAACATTCACCGTACCAATTCGGAAGGTCAACTCATCGGGCAGAAAAATGTTCTGATTGCCAAAGAGATCTTAAGACACTACAGCATCCCCATCAGAGCCGAAGATACGGGTGGCAATAATGGCAGACGGATTATGATGATCAGCGATGCGAATCGCATTATCTTAAAATATGT
- a CDS encoding sensor histidine kinase, with product MKRNFEDVSDTVLLEEVKRRFDQKNSTLEEMEFLTKKLYVLNEKLKEHDSIKGEFLSLIKNVFNNPLSSLLNLSSMMRKNEDSPKTQTMKLLLDMELRKLDFQLNNIFTAAEIEAGEIANYWSEIDLRLIIEEAKEAFAYLIEEKELHFSSDIELDRLIVSDAKKLHTIFANLISNACEYSFPTHNVRISARIEDDHLLISIANTGDVIIKDPNKELFSRFKKVGVHASKARTSIDGLGLGLSIVNALVESLDGEVTYSSNENLTQFNLCLKLQDTSKAEALMSESANEFMFDDTQEMKEF from the coding sequence ATGAAACGAAATTTTGAGGATGTCAGTGATACGGTTTTACTTGAAGAGGTCAAACGACGCTTTGATCAAAAAAACAGTACGCTTGAAGAGATGGAATTTTTAACGAAAAAGCTTTATGTGCTCAATGAAAAACTCAAAGAGCATGATTCCATCAAAGGAGAGTTTCTCTCTTTAATCAAAAATGTCTTTAATAATCCTCTCAGTTCTCTGCTCAATCTCTCTTCGATGATGCGCAAAAATGAGGATTCGCCTAAGACACAGACGATGAAACTTCTTTTGGATATGGAGCTTCGCAAGCTTGATTTTCAGCTCAACAACATTTTCACCGCAGCTGAGATTGAAGCAGGAGAAATCGCCAATTACTGGAGTGAAATTGATTTGCGCTTGATTATCGAAGAAGCAAAAGAGGCGTTTGCGTATCTGATTGAGGAAAAAGAGCTTCACTTTAGCTCAGACATTGAACTGGATCGTTTGATCGTCAGCGATGCCAAAAAACTGCACACCATTTTTGCCAACCTCATTTCCAATGCGTGTGAATACTCTTTTCCAACACACAATGTCAGGATAAGCGCACGGATAGAAGACGATCATCTGCTTATCAGCATCGCCAATACGGGGGATGTTATTATCAAAGATCCTAATAAAGAACTCTTTAGTCGGTTTAAAAAAGTAGGTGTGCATGCGAGCAAAGCAAGGACATCCATCGATGGACTAGGTCTTGGGCTTAGCATCGTCAATGCGCTGGTGGAATCCCTCGACGGAGAGGTGACCTACAGCTCAAACGAGAATTTAACACAGTTTAATCTTTGCCTTAAACTTCAAGATACCTCCAAGGCGGAGGCGTTGATGAGTGAGAGTGCGAATGAATTTATGTTTGACGATACGCAAGAGATGAAAGAGTTTTGA
- a CDS encoding CheR family methyltransferase: protein MVERLVLRRKEFALLQAYIYQHIGISLGDHKIYLVQARLAKRVKQLGLSSFGAYYDYLVADKKRGELEYLSSLISTNVTSFFREAKQWEFLKRELPSIIERSGGKLRIWSAACSSGEEPYSIAMFLMEHLPNYTQYDIKILATDVSSKVLKIAMNGLYSQKAILSLNELYLRKYFSTEMVEGEAFYRIRDAVKQRILFREFNLVTGDYSLFDAKALNIIFCRNVMIYFDKSTQSALVDRFYTILPKNGYLFIGSSEALTDMKKDFRSKSASIYQKA from the coding sequence ATGGTTGAACGGCTCGTTTTAAGGCGTAAAGAGTTTGCGCTTTTACAGGCATACATCTACCAACACATCGGCATTAGTTTAGGCGATCATAAGATTTATCTGGTGCAAGCGAGACTCGCCAAACGGGTCAAGCAATTAGGACTTTCGAGCTTTGGGGCGTATTATGACTATTTAGTCGCCGATAAAAAAAGAGGCGAGCTAGAGTATCTCTCTTCGCTTATTTCGACCAATGTGACCTCGTTTTTTAGAGAAGCAAAACAGTGGGAGTTTTTAAAAAGAGAACTTCCTTCCATTATAGAGCGCTCAGGTGGCAAACTTCGCATCTGGTCTGCAGCGTGCTCAAGTGGCGAAGAGCCATACAGTATTGCGATGTTTCTTATGGAACATCTTCCCAATTATACGCAGTATGATATAAAGATTCTAGCAACCGATGTTTCATCAAAAGTGTTAAAAATAGCGATGAATGGTCTTTACAGTCAAAAAGCCATTCTCTCTTTAAACGAGCTCTATTTGCGCAAATACTTTAGCACGGAAATGGTCGAAGGTGAAGCGTTTTACCGCATTCGTGACGCAGTGAAACAGAGAATTTTGTTTCGAGAATTTAACCTCGTTACGGGGGATTATTCACTTTTTGATGCGAAAGCCCTTAACATTATTTTTTGCCGTAACGTGATGATCTATTTTGACAAATCAACCCAAAGTGCACTTGTGGATCGATTTTACACGATTTTGCCAAAAAATGGGTATCTTTTTATAGGAAGTTCCGAAGCGCTTACGGATATGAAAAAAGATTTTAGATCGAAGAGTGCTTCAATTTATCAAAAGGCTTAA
- a CDS encoding chemotaxis protein CheA produces the protein MSREKLRQIFIEEANEIIEKMDVDIINYEESPNDKALLNEIFRGVHTLKGSANAFNFARLGEFVHHFEDVLDYFRNSDVTPSSVDVDLFLESVNVIKETLLCEVDESEKLPVEYTPCLAKIQQILLHVNDIKAPEESSNNDLSLEFGNDAFFQVPSAVSEDFLVELRPNETLFKIILRFDEDIYLRGFDHFLYFKNLLHVGRILASFWRVPEYSAEELFDVERNAIQEVTLYLASEKEAESIADIFAFLEENEYVVEEIHAKAVAPQSVEASKSVVLPEEKEEIKRSTVVSKNFLKIDALKLDELFDSIGELVIAQNYLGENTKIKAIADAEVTKTIENLSKITRLIQNRVMSLRMIPIRDTFDKMKRVVRDSSKKVNKPIHLMLEGEETEIDKTMVEALSDPLVHIIRNAIDHGIESSVEERLKAGKSEEGMVNLRAYHRGGTIIIEVKDDGRGINKAKVYHKALERGLVSKDEELSDAQIYALIMQPGFSTADVISDISGRGVGLDVVKTAIEVVRGKVDISSEEGKGTTFSIVLPLTLAIIDGMIVRSNEKIFIIPTLCITESFRPKETSVHSAGGKEEFVQLRSELLPIVRLSRVLELDDGMPNPWECTLVCIENARGKFALLVDELVGRQQVVIKTLGGFLAKTEGVSGGAVMGNGEIALILNVEELY, from the coding sequence ATGAGTAGAGAAAAACTAAGACAAATCTTCATCGAAGAGGCAAACGAGATCATCGAAAAGATGGATGTCGATATTATCAATTATGAAGAATCGCCGAATGATAAAGCACTGCTCAATGAAATTTTCAGAGGTGTCCATACCCTCAAAGGCAGTGCCAATGCGTTTAATTTTGCGCGACTTGGAGAGTTTGTTCACCATTTTGAAGATGTCCTTGACTACTTTAGAAACAGCGATGTAACGCCGAGCAGTGTGGATGTGGACCTTTTTTTAGAGAGTGTCAATGTCATCAAAGAGACACTGCTGTGTGAGGTGGATGAGAGCGAAAAATTGCCTGTGGAGTACACGCCATGCCTCGCAAAGATTCAGCAAATTCTTTTACATGTAAACGACATTAAAGCCCCTGAAGAGAGCTCCAATAATGACCTCTCTTTGGAGTTTGGCAATGATGCTTTTTTTCAAGTTCCCAGCGCAGTCAGTGAAGATTTTTTAGTAGAACTGCGCCCGAATGAAACCCTTTTTAAGATCATTTTGCGCTTTGATGAAGATATTTACCTGCGCGGATTTGACCATTTTTTATACTTCAAAAACCTTTTACATGTAGGGAGAATTTTAGCCTCATTTTGGCGAGTGCCTGAGTATAGTGCTGAAGAACTTTTCGATGTTGAGCGTAACGCTATTCAAGAAGTGACTCTGTATCTCGCGAGTGAAAAAGAGGCTGAAAGCATTGCAGATATTTTTGCTTTTTTAGAAGAGAATGAGTACGTAGTGGAAGAAATCCACGCCAAAGCAGTTGCGCCCCAGAGTGTTGAGGCATCTAAAAGTGTGGTTTTGCCTGAAGAGAAAGAGGAGATCAAACGAAGTACCGTTGTTTCTAAAAACTTCCTCAAGATCGATGCTCTGAAACTGGATGAACTCTTTGATTCTATTGGCGAGCTTGTGATTGCCCAAAATTATCTGGGTGAAAATACGAAAATTAAAGCAATTGCCGATGCTGAGGTGACCAAAACAATTGAAAACCTCTCCAAGATCACGCGCCTCATTCAAAACCGTGTGATGAGTTTGCGGATGATTCCGATTCGTGACACGTTTGATAAGATGAAACGTGTGGTGCGGGACTCTTCTAAAAAGGTCAATAAACCGATTCATCTGATGCTTGAGGGTGAAGAGACCGAGATCGATAAAACGATGGTGGAAGCGCTTTCGGATCCTTTGGTGCATATCATTCGTAATGCCATCGATCATGGCATCGAAAGCAGTGTGGAAGAGCGCCTCAAAGCAGGTAAAAGCGAAGAGGGCATGGTGAACCTTCGCGCTTACCATCGAGGGGGCACTATCATCATTGAAGTGAAAGATGATGGACGAGGCATCAACAAAGCCAAAGTTTATCACAAAGCGCTAGAGCGTGGGCTTGTGTCAAAAGATGAAGAGCTCAGCGATGCCCAAATTTACGCCCTCATCATGCAACCAGGGTTTTCGACTGCCGATGTTATCAGCGACATTTCGGGGCGCGGTGTTGGGCTTGATGTGGTTAAAACAGCCATTGAAGTGGTGCGCGGGAAAGTTGATATTAGCTCAGAAGAGGGAAAAGGAACGACGTTTTCCATCGTTTTACCTCTCACACTTGCGATTATTGATGGAATGATTGTCCGCTCCAACGAGAAGATTTTTATTATCCCAACGCTGTGCATCACCGAGTCTTTTAGACCCAAAGAGACGAGCGTGCACAGTGCAGGCGGCAAAGAGGAATTTGTGCAGTTGCGTTCCGAACTTTTGCCGATTGTGCGCCTTTCTCGTGTGCTTGAATTGGATGATGGCATGCCAAATCCTTGGGAGTGTACGCTGGTTTGCATTGAAAATGCGCGGGGTAAATTTGCACTTTTGGTGGATGAATTGGTGGGCAGACAGCAAGTGGTCATTAAAACATTGGGTGGATTTTTAGCCAAAACAGAGGGAGTCAGTGGAGGTGCTGTGATGGGCAATGGCGAAATAGCGCTCATCTTAAACGTTGAAGAGTTGTACTGA
- a CDS encoding methyl-accepting chemotaxis protein: MKNATLGYRISLGFGVLIAIVLIIGLTGIISMRSASSDATRLSAVYVPEVTLASQVMQNFSNARYNILSFISIDDEVALSKAKTNFADLQANLLKVEELGKKNNLKKLLEHQKAAAKALAEYVTTVEQNEKILVKKKLFDEATVNNAALFLKSVELYRQTQEEQLFKEMNDRISPAELKQRYSKLAKIDDVLSIGTYSRVYGQRAQVKRDPALLESAIKKFDVLFQDVSALKAQTTDSVALGYLNAIESSAKVYEESLKGFVAVMQETNEVQKKRLQVVGELSIAIDAITEEGFNSIVTIAEETSSSLSTASFAMIVGVIVGLIISIILAFFLIRSIVKVVVDSVKSLSEGTAQVVSASEQISSASVSLAEGASSQASSVEEVSATIEEATASNNQNADNSREANLLAQHSNDAARIGNQQVGDLMVAMEKITDSSQKIAKIIKTIDEIAFQTNLLALNAAVEAARAGEHGLGFAVVAEEVKNLAERSAGAAKEITGIIEASIDQVKMGTEVANRTKESFTEILTSIKKTSDLIGEIAISAKEQAEGMNQIATAMGSVDQITQQNASASEETAAAAEELNAQALSMLESVAEIAALAGYDMGKEASKAASLKRASTSSLSMPPKRLAMAPKRTKSTFSSASKRSNEEVFPLDEDDLKEF, translated from the coding sequence ATGAAAAATGCAACATTAGGGTATAGAATTTCACTAGGATTTGGGGTTTTAATCGCCATCGTATTGATTATTGGGTTAACAGGTATTATCTCAATGCGCAGTGCTTCTTCGGATGCGACACGTCTTTCAGCGGTGTATGTGCCAGAAGTCACACTTGCAAGTCAGGTGATGCAAAATTTTAGCAATGCACGCTATAACATTTTGAGTTTTATCTCCATTGATGATGAAGTGGCTTTAAGCAAAGCAAAAACCAATTTTGCAGATCTTCAAGCCAATCTTCTTAAAGTCGAAGAGCTTGGTAAAAAAAACAATCTCAAAAAATTATTGGAACATCAAAAAGCAGCAGCGAAAGCATTGGCAGAGTATGTCACCACAGTAGAGCAAAATGAGAAGATTTTAGTTAAGAAAAAACTATTTGATGAAGCGACTGTCAACAACGCAGCACTGTTTCTTAAAAGCGTTGAGTTGTATCGACAGACACAAGAAGAGCAGCTTTTTAAAGAGATGAATGATCGTATTTCGCCTGCTGAATTAAAACAACGCTACAGTAAACTTGCAAAAATTGATGATGTTCTAAGTATTGGAACCTACTCAAGGGTCTATGGACAACGTGCTCAGGTCAAGAGAGATCCAGCGTTACTTGAAAGTGCGATCAAAAAATTTGATGTTTTGTTTCAAGATGTAAGCGCATTGAAGGCGCAAACAACGGACAGTGTCGCTTTAGGGTATCTTAATGCCATTGAATCTTCAGCTAAAGTGTATGAAGAGTCTTTAAAAGGGTTTGTTGCGGTCATGCAAGAGACGAATGAAGTGCAAAAGAAACGTTTGCAAGTTGTTGGGGAGCTTTCCATCGCGATTGATGCTATTACAGAAGAGGGCTTTAACTCCATTGTCACCATTGCGGAAGAGACCAGTAGTTCACTTTCTACTGCTTCTTTTGCGATGATTGTGGGTGTGATCGTAGGTTTAATCATTAGTATTATTCTTGCATTCTTCTTGATCCGAAGTATTGTAAAAGTGGTCGTTGACTCTGTCAAATCCCTTTCCGAGGGAACGGCTCAGGTGGTAAGCGCGAGTGAGCAAATTAGCTCTGCTTCAGTCTCTTTGGCTGAAGGGGCAAGTTCACAAGCGAGCAGTGTGGAAGAGGTCAGTGCAACCATCGAGGAAGCAACGGCAAGCAATAATCAAAACGCAGACAATAGCCGTGAAGCCAATCTTTTGGCGCAACACTCCAATGACGCTGCACGCATCGGCAATCAACAAGTGGGCGACCTGATGGTGGCGATGGAGAAGATCACCGATTCGTCTCAAAAAATTGCCAAAATCATTAAAACAATCGATGAAATCGCATTCCAAACCAACCTTTTAGCGCTCAATGCAGCCGTAGAAGCGGCGCGTGCAGGTGAGCATGGTCTTGGGTTTGCCGTGGTCGCGGAAGAGGTTAAAAACCTAGCAGAACGCAGTGCGGGAGCGGCGAAAGAGATTACGGGAATTATCGAAGCGAGCATCGATCAAGTGAAGATGGGAACCGAAGTGGCGAACCGTACGAAAGAGTCGTTTACCGAGATATTGACAAGCATTAAAAAGACCTCTGATTTGATTGGTGAGATTGCCATTTCAGCTAAAGAGCAAGCCGAAGGGATGAATCAAATCGCTACAGCAATGGGTTCGGTTGATCAAATCACCCAACAAAATGCTTCAGCGTCTGAAGAGACCGCAGCAGCGGCTGAGGAGCTTAATGCGCAAGCGCTTTCGATGCTGGAGAGTGTGGCGGAGATTGCAGCTCTTGCAGGGTACGATATGGGAAAAGAGGCTTCAAAAGCAGCGTCTCTTAAACGTGCCTCGACTTCAAGCCTTAGTATGCCTCCAAAGCGTTTAGCAATGGCTCCTAAACGAACAAAGTCGACCTTTAGTTCTGCTTCAAAACGCAGTAACGAAGAGGTGTTCCCTTTGGATGAAGATGATTTAAAAGAGTTTTAG
- a CDS encoding chemotaxis protein CheW — translation MEQKKHNDRTSNRFLTFYLEEEVYGVHISDVKEIIAMMKTTPVPKTPKFIQGVMNLRGNIIPVVDMRLKFDMPSIPAHMYTAIVIIKLGEKQIGFIVDKVEEVINVEEEHLSIPPEFGGHIDTKFIKNMAQYKQKVVMILDLLALFGEEELTMVQNLSKTASEA, via the coding sequence ATGGAGCAAAAAAAACACAACGATAGAACGAGCAATCGTTTCTTGACGTTTTATTTAGAAGAGGAGGTCTATGGGGTGCACATCTCCGATGTGAAAGAGATCATCGCGATGATGAAAACCACTCCAGTGCCTAAAACCCCCAAGTTTATTCAAGGGGTGATGAATTTAAGGGGTAATATTATCCCCGTGGTCGATATGCGTCTTAAATTCGATATGCCTTCCATTCCTGCGCATATGTATACCGCGATTGTTATCATCAAACTTGGGGAAAAGCAGATTGGTTTTATTGTTGACAAGGTGGAAGAGGTCATCAATGTGGAAGAGGAGCATTTAAGCATTCCACCCGAATTTGGTGGTCACATCGATACCAAATTTATTAAAAATATGGCGCAATACAAACAAAAAGTGGTCATGATCTTAGACCTACTCGCTTTGTTTGGTGAAGAGGAACTCACTATGGTACAAAATTTAAGTAAAACAGCCAGCGAAGCGTAA
- a CDS encoding response regulator — MSKRVILVDDSKTILATAQMALEEMVNKGIIQLATYLNPAELRDALLRGSEDYDLLISDINMAQMSGLDLASELKAHDKFKNRPILILTTESSPEMKARGKAIGVTGWMVKPFSDDKLVKAISMVLGL; from the coding sequence GTGAGTAAACGAGTCATTTTAGTGGATGATTCCAAGACGATTCTTGCAACAGCGCAGATGGCGCTTGAGGAGATGGTTAACAAAGGAATTATTCAGCTTGCTACGTATCTCAATCCTGCTGAATTACGCGATGCCCTTTTGAGGGGAAGTGAAGATTATGATCTTTTAATCAGTGACATCAACATGGCACAAATGAGTGGACTTGATCTTGCGTCTGAATTAAAAGCCCATGATAAATTTAAAAATCGACCTATTTTAATTTTAACAACAGAAAGTTCTCCTGAGATGAAAGCTCGCGGTAAAGCTATCGGCGTTACAGGCTGGATGGTCAAACCTTTTAGCGATGACAAATTGGTCAAAGCGATTAGCATGGTATTGGGACTATAG
- a CDS encoding J domain-containing protein: MKLHLKSDSITIHAAENSSHYLHVSHILTHILGRSFWVNDTLINFVTPQNSEQRQAFLTSLYYACALSSKTHNASFLEKLLHASQKPIRLVKKRLIRPFKEVPIDPYGLLNAKKTESLASIRKKYLTLAKLFHPDAIAQEDETSVKASTTKFQQIHEAYESIKAEKTKKIAA; the protein is encoded by the coding sequence ATGAAACTGCATCTCAAATCGGATAGTATTACCATTCACGCTGCAGAGAACTCTTCACACTATTTACATGTAAGCCATATTTTGACGCATATACTCGGTCGATCCTTTTGGGTCAATGATACTCTGATTAACTTCGTGACGCCTCAAAACAGTGAACAACGTCAAGCGTTTTTAACCTCGTTATACTACGCCTGTGCCCTTAGCTCCAAAACTCACAATGCCTCGTTCTTAGAAAAGCTCCTACACGCTTCCCAAAAACCCATTCGACTTGTCAAAAAAAGGTTGATTCGCCCTTTCAAAGAGGTACCAATAGATCCTTATGGCTTGCTCAACGCCAAAAAGACAGAGAGTCTAGCCTCCATTCGCAAAAAATACCTCACCCTTGCAAAGCTGTTCCACCCTGATGCCATCGCCCAAGAAGATGAAACGAGTGTGAAAGCATCCACAACAAAATTTCAACAGATTCATGAAGCGTATGAGAGCATCAAAGCAGAAAAAACAAAAAAGATCGCCGCGTAA
- a CDS encoding MOSC domain-containing protein, with amino-acid sequence MLHLIELFSAPNEFKGPIRPRVKHLELLEGHGIKNDKFAGKNVERSVMIVGSIAYDIAQQHGIELEQGSLGENILLSFDPHELSLGKMIQIGDAKLQITEKCSICTHLSAFDTTLPTLICEHRGMYCKIIQSGIVTKKSNVVLL; translated from the coding sequence ATGTTACACCTTATTGAACTCTTTAGCGCTCCAAACGAGTTTAAAGGTCCTATTCGACCCCGTGTCAAGCACTTGGAGTTGCTCGAAGGACACGGCATCAAAAATGACAAATTTGCTGGCAAAAATGTAGAGCGTTCTGTGATGATAGTGGGAAGTATCGCTTATGACATTGCACAACAACACGGTATCGAGCTAGAGCAAGGCTCTTTGGGCGAAAACATACTCCTAAGCTTCGACCCACATGAATTATCTCTTGGCAAAATGATACAAATTGGGGATGCCAAACTTCAAATAACCGAAAAATGCTCCATCTGCACGCACCTATCAGCATTTGACACAACCCTTCCAACCCTTATATGCGAACATCGTGGAATGTATTGCAAGATTATTCAAAGCGGTATTGTCACAAAAAAATCTAATGTGGTACTGCTTTAG